In the genome of Merismopedia glauca CCAP 1448/3, the window TTGTGATTGGGGAAGGAGAACGGGATGAAGCTCCTATGCTCTATATTGGCGAAGAAGTGGGGATTTGTACCCGCGAAGATGCCAAAGAGTATTGTAACCCAGATGAATTGGTAGAAATTGACATCGCCGTAGACCCCTGTGAAGGTACTAACTTGGTAGCTTACGGTCAAAATGGTTCCATGGCAGTTTTGGCTATTGCCGAAAAAGGTGGTTTGTTCGCCGCCCCAGATTTTTACATGAAAAAACTAGCCGCGCCACCTGCGGCTAAAGGTCATGTAGATATCAGTAAGTCAGCTACCGAAAACCTGAAAATTCTCTCTGATTGCTTAGGTCGTAGCATCGAAGAGTTAGTGGTAGTGGTCATGGATAGACCCCGCCATAAAGAACTAATTCAAGAAATTCGCCAAGCAGGAGCCAGAGTTCGCTTAATTAGCGACGGTGATGTGGGTGCAGCTATTTCTTGCGCCTTTTCTGGAACTAACATCCATGCTCTGATGGGTATCGGTGCGGCTCCCGAAGGTGTAATTTCTGCGGCAGCAATGCGTTGCTTGGGTGGTCACTTCCAAGGACAACTAATCTATGACCCAGCCCAAGTTAATACCCCTGAAAGCGCCAATTGGACTAAAGAAGGAAATGCGGCTCGTCTCAAAGAAATGGGCGTAGAGAACCCAGATAAAGCTTATGGGGCTGAAGAGTTAGCCAGTGGCAAAACAGTACTATTTGCGGCTTGTGGGATTACTCCAGGAGGCTTAATGGATGGAGTACGTTACTTTAAAGGTGGAGCTAGAACTCAAAGCTTAGTCATTTCTAGCCAATCTCGCACGGCTCGCTTTGTGGATACCATCCATCTGTTCGATGAGCCTAAAGCTTTGCAACTCAAGTAATCTAACTATAGTGGTTTTCTCTTGAGTGTTGAGACGTTACATCTAACGTCTCTACGGGTGTTGAGGATTGAGTGTTTTGGAGGTTCCCTAATCACCAATCCCTGGGGCTGATTTTTACTGAGCTTTGTCGAAGTAGGGTTACTTGAAGCCCTAATCCCCAATTCCTCCAACTCTGTACTTCACGTCCAGGAAAACTGCTATAGATGATTCCTCGTCAAGCAGGTAGCTGCTAGGAATAACTAAATTCTGGAAACCTCCTAGCAGATGCCTAAACTACCAAAATTGGCATATTCTAGCTTGAGCGTG includes:
- the glpX gene encoding class II fructose-bisphosphatase; protein product: MENTLGLEIIEVVEQAAMASARWMGKGEKNIADQVAVEAMRERMNKIYMRGRIVIGEGERDEAPMLYIGEEVGICTREDAKEYCNPDELVEIDIAVDPCEGTNLVAYGQNGSMAVLAIAEKGGLFAAPDFYMKKLAAPPAAKGHVDISKSATENLKILSDCLGRSIEELVVVVMDRPRHKELIQEIRQAGARVRLISDGDVGAAISCAFSGTNIHALMGIGAAPEGVISAAAMRCLGGHFQGQLIYDPAQVNTPESANWTKEGNAARLKEMGVENPDKAYGAEELASGKTVLFAACGITPGGLMDGVRYFKGGARTQSLVISSQSRTARFVDTIHLFDEPKALQLK